A portion of the Sulfuriferula sp. AH1 genome contains these proteins:
- the rfaE1 gene encoding D-glycero-beta-D-manno-heptose-7-phosphate kinase encodes MNKDHISNSSGIADARILVVGDVMLDRYWFGDVARISPEAPVPVVKINRQEERLGGAANVARNAAALGATTALLSVVGADEAGSTIHRLLTEAAIDAHLHEDAILDTIIKLRVIGRQQQLLRIDFETPPSQNVLADKLARFHTLLPDCDLVILSDYGKGGLAHIESMIAAANALNIPVLVDPKGDDYARYRHATVLTPNLSEFRVVAGSWQGEEEFRNKAEALRQSLDLSALLVTRSEAGMTLFSGAGVSHQPTVAREVFDVSGAGDTVIATLGVMLAAGKSLDDAVALANRAAGIVVAKLGTAVVFPEELWGES; translated from the coding sequence ATGAACAAAGATCACATTTCCAATAGCAGCGGTATCGCCGACGCCCGTATCCTGGTGGTAGGCGACGTCATGCTGGATCGCTACTGGTTTGGCGATGTGGCTCGCATTTCGCCGGAAGCACCAGTGCCGGTTGTCAAAATCAACCGCCAGGAAGAGCGACTTGGCGGGGCCGCCAACGTTGCGCGCAATGCGGCTGCATTGGGGGCGACTACGGCATTGTTGTCAGTCGTGGGCGCAGACGAGGCCGGCAGTACCATACATCGCCTTTTGACAGAGGCGGCGATCGATGCACATCTGCACGAAGACGCCATTCTGGACACCATCATCAAGCTGCGGGTAATCGGCCGGCAACAACAGCTGCTGCGCATCGATTTCGAAACGCCTCCCAGCCAGAATGTGCTGGCAGACAAACTGGCGCGCTTTCATACACTGTTACCCGACTGCGATCTGGTGATCTTGTCGGATTACGGCAAAGGCGGGTTGGCGCATATCGAATCCATGATAGCGGCGGCGAATGCGCTGAATATCCCCGTGCTGGTGGACCCCAAGGGGGATGATTACGCGCGTTATCGCCATGCTACCGTGCTCACTCCGAATCTGAGTGAATTTCGTGTGGTTGCAGGCAGCTGGCAAGGCGAGGAAGAATTCCGCAACAAAGCCGAAGCATTGCGGCAAAGCCTCGATTTGAGCGCGTTATTGGTAACTCGCAGCGAGGCCGGCATGACTCTGTTCAGCGGAGCTGGCGTATCGCATCAGCCCACCGTTGCACGCGAAGTGTTTGATGTGAGCGGGGCGGGTGATACCGTAATCGCGACGCTTGGCGTCATGCTGGCGGCTGGTAAGAGTCTGGATGATGCCGTGGCATTGGCGAACCGCGCCGCCGGAATCGTCGTCGCAAAACTGGGCACGGCAGTGGTTTTCCCGGAAGAGTTATGGGGTGAGTCATAA
- a CDS encoding CHASE2 domain-containing protein has product MFKQHLPRMILSLLITVLLVLHTAGVVRLSMLDRLEAWSYDTRLLLTMPHELDPRIVVIDIDEASLKQIGQWPWGRDRLAQLTSALLDRYHVAAIGYDVVFAEPDTRSGLASLTHLAATHFKQDKLFKQALDKARPLLDYDARFAQSMSSGPVVLGYYFTPYPQTEGALPQPVFTSGVMAGLDRSFVHNQGYGSNIPQLQHAAATGGYFNMSADFDGVTRRMPMLADYHGAAYEALSLATLRAALGAQLQLHKTGDTQWWPHSHHLELLADDMRIPLDAHGAILVPYRAYPGYTYLSAADVINGRAPAGLLENAIALVGTTAPGLLDLRVTPVAKNYPGVEIHANLISGILDGNIRYQPGFAHALELALLIVLGAGLAWILPRLTPLRGAILGLSLTVAYIAANAWAWQHNWVLPFAPVVLLIAGLMVLNMAWGYFAETRAKRQITGLFGQYVPPELVEEMSHDPSRFNMRSESKELSILFSDVRSFTTISESLTPQQLSDLLNEFLTSMTTVIHGYHGTIDKYMGDCIMAFWGAPLDNPQHARDAVLAGMAMQAALTELNVSFAARGWPQLHVGVGVNTGRVSVGNMGSKFRMAYTVMGDAVNLASRLEGITKQYAVPMVVGEATCAALPEMAFQELDLVRVKGKNKPVTIYQPLGLKAGIDAALVTQADVFSGVLADYRAQRWEVAETKLRALIQQTESTSASIQLYQIYLERINHLRQHPPAPDWDGVWVFESK; this is encoded by the coding sequence ATGTTCAAACAACACCTTCCGCGCATGATTTTAAGCTTGTTAATCACTGTGCTGCTGGTGTTGCATACTGCGGGTGTCGTTCGTTTGAGCATGCTGGATAGACTGGAAGCGTGGAGTTACGATACGCGTTTGCTGCTGACCATGCCGCATGAACTTGATCCGCGTATTGTCGTTATCGATATTGACGAAGCCAGTCTGAAGCAAATCGGTCAGTGGCCCTGGGGGCGCGACCGGCTGGCGCAATTAACTTCCGCATTACTGGATCGCTACCATGTCGCCGCCATTGGGTATGACGTAGTGTTTGCCGAGCCGGATACCCGCTCCGGACTGGCATCACTGACACATCTCGCTGCTACCCATTTCAAGCAGGATAAGCTGTTTAAACAGGCTCTGGATAAAGCACGGCCATTGCTGGATTACGATGCGCGGTTTGCCCAATCCATGAGTTCGGGGCCGGTGGTGCTGGGTTATTATTTCACGCCCTATCCGCAAACTGAAGGCGCATTGCCGCAACCTGTGTTTACATCTGGTGTTATGGCCGGTTTGGATCGCAGCTTCGTCCATAATCAAGGCTATGGCTCGAATATTCCGCAATTGCAGCATGCAGCTGCAACGGGTGGTTATTTCAACATGTCTGCCGATTTCGATGGCGTGACACGGCGCATGCCGATGCTCGCTGATTATCATGGCGCGGCGTACGAGGCACTTTCCCTGGCGACACTGCGTGCGGCATTAGGCGCGCAGCTGCAGTTGCACAAGACTGGCGATACGCAATGGTGGCCGCATTCCCATCATCTCGAATTGCTTGCTGACGATATGCGGATTCCGCTTGACGCGCACGGCGCGATCCTGGTGCCGTATCGAGCCTATCCCGGCTACACATATTTATCCGCCGCAGATGTAATCAATGGACGAGCACCAGCGGGTCTGCTGGAGAATGCGATCGCCCTGGTGGGGACCACTGCCCCCGGCCTGCTGGACCTGCGGGTGACACCGGTTGCGAAGAATTACCCCGGTGTCGAGATACACGCCAATCTGATTTCCGGCATTCTGGATGGCAACATCCGTTATCAGCCCGGTTTCGCCCATGCGCTGGAATTGGCCTTGCTTATCGTGCTGGGAGCAGGTCTGGCCTGGATATTGCCGCGCCTGACGCCATTGCGCGGTGCTATTCTGGGGCTAAGCCTGACTGTTGCTTATATTGCCGCGAATGCCTGGGCCTGGCAGCATAACTGGGTGCTACCCTTTGCGCCTGTGGTGCTGCTGATTGCCGGCTTGATGGTGCTGAACATGGCGTGGGGCTATTTTGCCGAAACCCGTGCAAAGCGCCAGATCACCGGATTATTCGGGCAATATGTGCCGCCTGAACTGGTCGAGGAAATGAGTCATGACCCGTCGCGATTCAACATGCGTTCGGAGAGCAAGGAATTAAGCATACTGTTCTCGGATGTGCGCAGTTTTACCACGATTTCGGAAAGCCTGACTCCTCAGCAATTATCGGATCTGCTCAACGAGTTTTTAACCAGCATGACCACGGTCATTCACGGTTACCATGGCACCATAGACAAATACATGGGCGATTGCATCATGGCATTCTGGGGCGCGCCGCTGGACAATCCGCAGCATGCGCGCGATGCGGTATTGGCAGGTATGGCGATGCAGGCGGCATTGACCGAGCTGAATGTCAGTTTTGCTGCACGCGGCTGGCCGCAATTGCATGTCGGCGTCGGCGTCAACACCGGTAGGGTCAGTGTCGGCAACATGGGATCTAAATTCCGCATGGCTTATACGGTGATGGGAGATGCGGTGAATCTGGCCTCACGGCTCGAAGGCATTACCAAGCAGTATGCAGTGCCGATGGTGGTGGGGGAAGCAACTTGTGCGGCATTGCCGGAAATGGCATTCCAGGAACTCGATCTGGTGAGGGTAAAGGGCAAGAACAAGCCGGTGACCATTTACCAGCCGCTGGGTTTGAAAGCCGGGATCGATGCGGCACTCGTCACCCAGGCAGATGTGTTTTCCGGCGTCCTGGCGGATTATCGCGCCCAGCGTTGGGAAGTCGCGGAGACGAAATTGCGCGCGTTGATCCAGCAGACAGAATCAACATCTGCTTCGATACAACTTTATCAAATCTATTTGGAACGCATCAATCATCTGCGCCAGCATCCGCCGGCACCGGATTGGGATGGCGTATGGGTATTCGAAAGCAAATGA
- a CDS encoding 3',5'-cyclic-nucleotide phosphodiesterase yields MNITILGCSGGIGGGRHTTSLLVDDDILIDAGSGVTRLSLAQLAAIDHVFITHSHLDHILSLPLLLDSVGAMRNRPVTVYAIDGVLEILRQHIFNWRVWPDFSEIPPERPYLRYIAIDVYQAVQLDGRAITALPASHTVPAVGYQLDSGSGSIVFSGDTGPDPALWDWVNHIGNLKALIIETAFPQEEHGIAELSKHLSPQSLIDELKQFKLDAPVYITHLKPGREDAIMSEIAALHPAVNMPQQLVPGQIFSI; encoded by the coding sequence ATGAACATCACCATACTCGGATGCAGCGGAGGCATAGGCGGCGGCCGACATACCACTTCATTGCTGGTCGATGACGACATTCTGATTGACGCTGGCAGCGGGGTGACCCGATTGTCACTGGCTCAGCTTGCCGCCATCGATCACGTGTTCATTACGCACAGTCATCTTGACCATATCCTGTCATTGCCGCTATTGCTGGATTCGGTTGGGGCCATGCGAAATCGCCCGGTAACGGTGTATGCGATCGACGGTGTGCTGGAAATCTTGCGGCAGCATATCTTTAACTGGCGTGTATGGCCGGATTTTAGCGAGATTCCGCCTGAGCGGCCTTACTTGCGTTATATCGCGATCGATGTGTATCAGGCGGTACAATTGGATGGCCGTGCCATTACTGCCTTACCCGCCAGTCATACCGTGCCTGCGGTCGGCTATCAGCTGGACAGCGGCAGCGGCAGCATCGTTTTTTCCGGAGATACCGGACCTGATCCGGCACTATGGGATTGGGTCAATCATATCGGAAATCTCAAGGCACTCATTATCGAGACCGCTTTTCCACAGGAGGAGCACGGCATTGCCGAGCTATCCAAACACCTCTCTCCCCAAAGTCTGATCGATGAATTAAAGCAGTTCAAACTCGATGCGCCTGTCTATATCACCCATCTCAAGCCGGGGCGCGAGGATGCCATCATGAGTGAAATCGCCGCACTGCACCCGGCTGTCAATATGCCGCAACAGCTGGTGCCCGGACAAATCTTCAGCATTTGA
- a CDS encoding ABC transporter permease, translating to MSLPAQNPVIQPHAFLRRLWRRFWTIRGHLSRKEFLLFAVLGMLVPFAGWWLLANSGIMDKVFLPSPMDVVARVYHWFEDDDLVGDAWISIYRVTVGFLLSAVIAVPLGIMIGTYRPIQAIFEPLTDFIRYMPAVAFIPLVMLWVGIDEGSKIAIIWIGTFFQMVLMVAEDIRRVPMAQIEAAQTMGAGDEEIVSLVIFQSAKPALLDTLRITMGWAWTYLVVAEMVAANSGLGYAILKAQRFLQTDKIFAGIILIGLIGLIMDQLFRLAHRKSFPWLYKK from the coding sequence ATGTCATTGCCTGCACAAAATCCCGTTATCCAACCGCATGCATTCTTGCGCCGGCTCTGGCGCAGATTCTGGACGATCCGCGGCCATCTGAGCCGCAAGGAATTCCTGCTCTTTGCTGTACTGGGTATGCTGGTTCCTTTTGCCGGCTGGTGGTTGCTGGCCAACAGCGGCATCATGGACAAAGTGTTCCTGCCCAGCCCAATGGACGTGGTGGCGCGGGTTTATCACTGGTTCGAAGACGACGATCTGGTCGGCGATGCGTGGATCAGTATCTACCGTGTCACGGTAGGCTTCCTGCTCTCGGCAGTGATTGCAGTGCCGCTGGGGATAATGATAGGCACTTACCGCCCGATACAAGCCATATTCGAACCGCTGACCGACTTCATCCGCTATATGCCCGCCGTGGCTTTTATCCCCTTGGTCATGCTCTGGGTGGGTATCGACGAGGGTTCGAAGATAGCCATTATCTGGATCGGTACTTTTTTCCAGATGGTGCTGATGGTGGCTGAGGACATACGCCGCGTGCCGATGGCGCAGATCGAAGCGGCGCAGACCATGGGAGCCGGGGACGAAGAGATCGTATCGCTGGTGATCTTCCAGTCGGCCAAGCCCGCATTGCTCGATACCCTGCGCATCACCATGGGATGGGCCTGGACTTATCTGGTGGTGGCCGAGATGGTGGCGGCCAACTCGGGACTGGGTTACGCGATCCTCAAGGCGCAACGTTTTCTGCAGACCGACAAGATATTTGCCGGCATTATCCTCATCGGCCTGATCGGCCTGATCATGGATCAATTGTTCCGCCTTGCGCACCGCAAGAGCTTTCCCTGGTTATATAAAAAATAG
- a CDS encoding ABC transporter ATP-binding protein, producing MDTKIQINAAGKIFSTGKQEVVALQDINLSIGTNEFITFVGASGCGKSTLLRCIGGLETLSSGEIRVNDKAVQGPGMDRAMVFQNYSLYPWLSVVDNIKFSRRLKVNREGATSSEVEVASGRADALLSLMGLAHAAKAYPNQLSGGMQQRVAIARALLPKPEILLMDEPFGALDAQTREVMHDLILHLFNLEKTTIVFVTHDVEEAIYLGQRIVLMAPRPGRIDTIYEVPLPDKRDQEMKLSPEFIALKKEILTRIRETSGMHTDQDLLERMTRQIEGSEIV from the coding sequence ATGGATACCAAGATCCAAATCAATGCTGCCGGCAAGATATTCAGCACCGGCAAACAGGAAGTCGTGGCCTTGCAGGATATCAATCTGTCTATCGGCACCAACGAATTCATCACTTTTGTCGGAGCGTCCGGCTGTGGCAAGTCCACCTTGCTGCGCTGTATCGGCGGCCTGGAAACACTCAGCTCCGGCGAGATACGGGTGAACGATAAAGCAGTGCAAGGCCCCGGTATGGACAGGGCGATGGTATTCCAGAATTACAGCCTGTATCCATGGCTGTCAGTGGTCGACAACATCAAATTCAGCCGGCGGCTGAAGGTGAATCGGGAAGGTGCCACTTCTTCGGAAGTCGAAGTGGCATCGGGGCGCGCCGATGCATTACTGTCGCTGATGGGACTGGCGCATGCCGCCAAAGCTTACCCTAATCAGCTTTCCGGCGGCATGCAGCAGCGTGTGGCGATAGCGCGCGCCTTGTTGCCCAAGCCGGAAATCCTGCTGATGGATGAGCCGTTCGGCGCACTGGACGCGCAGACGCGAGAGGTAATGCACGACCTGATCCTGCATCTGTTCAATCTGGAAAAGACTACCATCGTGTTCGTGACCCACGATGTGGAAGAGGCCATTTATCTTGGCCAGCGTATTGTGCTGATGGCGCCGCGCCCAGGGCGTATCGATACCATCTACGAGGTGCCGCTGCCGGACAAGCGCGATCAGGAGATGAAGCTGTCGCCTGAATTCATTGCGTTGAAGAAGGAAATCCTGACCCGCATCCGGGAAACATCCGGCATGCATACCGACCAGGATTTGCTGGAACGCATGACCCGGCAGATAGAAGGCAGCGAAATAGTTTAA
- a CDS encoding urea amidolyase associated protein UAAP1: MKTSTTAFSPDRVLWEEEIPGGAHWSFNMKRGTTLRVTDVEGSANLSVLFYNRDEKLERYNMADTLKAQHTAHLTKGFVCYSDMGRVLCSITEDSCGWHDTVCGMTDAAQVLAKYGEARYQTHLNAMHRNGRDSFLIELGKWGLGKRDIVANVNLFSKVSADAEGNLVFHTANSVAGDFVDLRFEMDTLVVLAATQHPLDPNPQYQPKPVKFTAWRSELPDEYDYCRNFRPENQRGFHNTELLYR, translated from the coding sequence ATGAAAACATCAACAACAGCATTCAGTCCGGATCGGGTGTTGTGGGAAGAAGAGATTCCCGGCGGCGCGCACTGGTCGTTCAACATGAAGCGCGGTACTACCTTGCGCGTGACCGACGTCGAAGGCAGCGCCAACCTCTCTGTGCTGTTTTATAACCGGGATGAGAAACTGGAGCGCTATAACATGGCGGACACGCTCAAGGCCCAGCATACCGCGCACTTGACCAAAGGCTTCGTGTGTTATTCGGACATGGGCCGCGTGCTGTGTTCGATTACCGAGGATAGCTGCGGCTGGCATGACACGGTATGCGGCATGACGGATGCTGCCCAGGTGCTGGCCAAATACGGCGAAGCGCGTTACCAGACCCATCTCAATGCGATGCACCGCAATGGCCGCGACAGCTTTTTGATTGAACTCGGCAAGTGGGGCTTGGGCAAGCGCGACATTGTCGCCAACGTCAATTTGTTCAGTAAAGTCAGTGCCGATGCAGAGGGTAACCTGGTTTTTCATACAGCTAATTCGGTAGCCGGTGATTTCGTCGATCTGCGTTTTGAAATGGATACGCTGGTGGTGCTTGCAGCGACCCAGCACCCGCTGGATCCGAATCCGCAATACCAGCCCAAGCCGGTGAAGTTTACCGCATGGCGTTCCGAATTGCCGGATGAATACGACTACTGCCGCAATTTCCGTCCGGAAAACCAGCGCGGCTTCCATAACACCGAATTGTTATACCGTTGA
- a CDS encoding urea amidolyase associated protein UAAP2: protein MAIVESKLDPKDAVHDEIVPAGEPWLHEIKHGQTFRILDLEGNQAVDTLFYNAQEPAERYSAVDTIRAQGNLYLTAGSRLLSSEGNVLVTITADTCGRHDTLGGACAAESNSVRYETGKKFMHSCRDSFLHALGHCDCHMDKRDLTSNVNFFMNVPVTPEGKLTFEDGISAPGKYVEMRAEMDVMVLISNCPQLNNPCNAYNPTPVRLLIWN, encoded by the coding sequence ATGGCTATCGTAGAAAGTAAACTCGACCCCAAAGACGCCGTGCACGATGAAATCGTGCCCGCAGGCGAGCCCTGGCTGCATGAAATCAAACACGGGCAAACATTCCGCATCCTCGATCTGGAAGGCAATCAGGCTGTCGATACCCTGTTTTATAACGCGCAGGAGCCTGCGGAAAGATACAGCGCGGTGGATACCATTCGCGCGCAGGGCAATCTGTATCTGACCGCCGGTTCGAGACTGTTGTCCAGCGAAGGCAATGTACTGGTGACCATTACTGCCGATACCTGCGGGCGTCACGATACGCTGGGCGGCGCCTGCGCCGCGGAGAGCAACAGCGTGCGTTATGAAACCGGCAAGAAGTTCATGCACAGCTGCCGTGACAGCTTTCTACACGCGCTGGGCCATTGCGATTGCCATATGGACAAGCGCGACCTCACCAGCAACGTCAATTTCTTCATGAACGTGCCGGTGACCCCGGAAGGCAAGCTGACTTTTGAGGATGGCATTTCCGCTCCCGGAAAATACGTGGAAATGCGTGCCGAGATGGACGTGATGGTGCTGATTTCCAACTGTCCACAGTTGAATAACCCGTGTAATGCTTACAATCCGACGCCGGTAAGATTGCTGATCTGGAATTGA
- the uca gene encoding urea carboxylase, translating to MFDKVLIANRGAIACRIIRTLKQLGIRSVAVYSEADAYSLHVAQADEAVCIGPAPAAESYLRAERILEVAQQTGAQAIHPGYGFLSENAAFAESCVASGIVFIGPTPDQMRRFGLKHTAREIAEQNQVPLLPGSGLLADAGHAQAEAARIGYPVMLKSTAGGGGIGMRLIWSADELLEAFQSVARLASANFKDAGIYLEKYVEQARHIEVQIFGDGKGNVVALGERDCSVQRRNQKVIEETPAPGLTDAQRARLLATAVQLGKAVNYQSAGTVEFVYDAQNGEFYFLEINTRLQVEHGVTEQVTGIDLVEWMVRQAANDLPALDSMTINPCGASIQVRLYAEDPGKNFQPSSGVLTEVVFPESARVDTWVERGSNIPPFYDPMVAKIIVTAADREQAIAGMQSALDATRIAGIECNLDYLRQIIRDHVFVAGRQTTRYLNALHYQAATIDVLEPGVQSSIQDYPGRQGYWDVGVPPSGPMDALAFRLGNRLLGNADNAAGLELTVAGPTLRFNRDSVIALTGAGMTAELDGEAFDFWRAQPVKAGSVLRLGNIQGDGCRSYLAVAGGFDVPDYLGSKSTFTLGQFGGHAGRTLRVGDVLHLGATPAAVQADVALDAALIPEYHSHWDIGVLYGPHGAPDFFTDADIDMFFATDWEVHYNSSRTGVRLIGPKPQWARTDGGEAGLHPSNIHDNAYAIGAVDFTGDMPVILGPDGPSLGGFVCPATIVQAELWKMGQLRPGNTVRFRRIGLDEAMQREQAQDSAIATLTPAADMNIFTMTTSTPVLHRLEIQDGQVAVTYRPAGDKYLLVEYGPLVLDINLRFRVHALMTCLQQKNIPGIIDLTPGIRSLQVHYNNQRLPLPQLMDALAMAESALANIEDLVVPARIVHLPLSWDDPSTRLAIEKYMQSVRKDAPWCPSNIEFIRRMNGLDSIEQVKEIVFNASYLVMGLGDVYLGAPVATPLDPRHRLVTTKYNPARTWTPENAVGIGGAYMCVYGMEGPGGYQFVGRTIQMWNRYKQTADFIDGKPWLLRFFDQIRFYPVSEDELLQLREDFIAGTFKLKVEETTFSLREYNQFLQDNNADIAAFRDKQHVAFNAERERWQANGQADYASDVTVAEAATDSELDLPPNSRAVAGHVAGNIWKIEVAEGDTVQAGDTLLIIESMKMEINVVAPVAGKIIRMFCREGSQIAAGQDLLVIQGE from the coding sequence ATGTTTGATAAAGTGTTGATAGCCAACCGCGGCGCCATTGCCTGCCGTATTATCCGGACACTGAAACAGCTGGGTATCCGTTCGGTCGCTGTGTATTCCGAGGCCGATGCCTATTCGCTGCATGTGGCGCAGGCTGACGAAGCCGTGTGCATAGGGCCGGCGCCCGCCGCAGAAAGCTATCTGCGCGCTGAAAGGATACTGGAAGTCGCCCAACAGACCGGCGCCCAGGCCATCCATCCCGGTTACGGCTTCCTTTCCGAAAATGCCGCATTCGCCGAATCCTGTGTTGCTTCCGGCATCGTGTTCATCGGCCCGACGCCGGATCAGATGCGGCGCTTCGGTCTCAAGCATACGGCACGCGAAATCGCCGAGCAGAATCAGGTGCCATTATTGCCCGGTAGCGGGCTGCTGGCCGACGCCGGTCATGCCCAGGCCGAAGCCGCACGCATCGGCTATCCGGTCATGCTCAAAAGCACCGCAGGCGGCGGCGGTATCGGCATGCGCCTGATCTGGAGCGCTGACGAGCTGCTGGAAGCATTCCAGTCGGTCGCACGGCTGGCCAGCGCCAACTTCAAGGACGCCGGTATCTATCTGGAAAAATACGTCGAGCAGGCGCGCCATATCGAAGTGCAGATCTTCGGCGACGGCAAGGGCAATGTGGTCGCTCTGGGCGAACGCGATTGCTCGGTGCAGCGCCGTAACCAGAAGGTGATAGAAGAAACCCCGGCACCGGGGCTGACTGATGCGCAACGTGCGCGTTTGCTGGCAACCGCAGTACAACTCGGCAAGGCGGTGAACTACCAGTCTGCCGGTACGGTGGAATTCGTCTATGACGCGCAGAACGGCGAGTTTTACTTCCTCGAAATCAATACCCGGCTGCAGGTGGAGCATGGCGTCACCGAACAGGTGACCGGCATCGATCTGGTTGAGTGGATGGTGCGTCAGGCCGCAAATGACTTGCCTGCGCTCGACAGCATGACCATCAATCCATGCGGAGCCTCGATACAGGTGCGCCTGTACGCCGAAGATCCCGGCAAGAATTTCCAGCCGTCCAGCGGCGTGCTCACCGAAGTCGTGTTCCCGGAGAGCGCCCGCGTCGATACCTGGGTCGAACGCGGCAGCAATATCCCTCCATTCTACGATCCGATGGTAGCGAAAATCATCGTTACCGCCGCCGACCGCGAACAGGCCATTGCCGGCATGCAAAGCGCGCTGGATGCGACCCGTATTGCCGGTATCGAGTGCAATCTGGATTATCTGCGCCAGATTATCCGCGACCACGTGTTTGTCGCGGGCAGGCAGACTACGCGCTATCTGAATGCGCTGCATTATCAGGCAGCGACTATCGACGTGTTGGAGCCCGGCGTGCAGAGCAGCATTCAGGATTACCCCGGACGGCAGGGCTATTGGGACGTCGGCGTGCCGCCTTCCGGCCCCATGGACGCACTGGCATTCCGTCTGGGTAACCGCTTGCTGGGCAACGCCGATAATGCCGCCGGACTGGAATTGACCGTGGCCGGGCCGACCCTGCGCTTCAACCGTGACAGTGTGATCGCGCTAACCGGGGCGGGCATGACGGCCGAACTGGATGGTGAAGCGTTTGATTTCTGGCGTGCGCAACCGGTCAAGGCTGGCAGCGTATTGCGTCTGGGCAACATACAGGGCGACGGCTGCCGCAGCTATCTGGCGGTAGCGGGCGGTTTTGACGTACCGGACTATCTGGGCAGCAAATCAACCTTTACGCTGGGTCAATTCGGCGGTCATGCAGGACGCACGTTGCGGGTGGGTGATGTGCTGCATCTGGGGGCAACGCCTGCTGCTGTGCAAGCCGATGTGGCGCTGGATGCGGCTTTGATACCCGAATACCACAGCCATTGGGACATCGGCGTGCTGTACGGCCCGCATGGCGCCCCGGATTTCTTTACCGATGCCGATATCGACATGTTCTTTGCCACCGACTGGGAAGTGCATTACAACTCCAGCCGCACCGGGGTACGCCTGATCGGCCCCAAGCCGCAATGGGCGCGGACTGATGGCGGCGAGGCAGGCTTGCATCCGTCCAATATTCACGACAATGCCTATGCCATCGGCGCAGTGGATTTTACCGGCGACATGCCGGTGATCCTGGGCCCGGATGGTCCCAGTCTGGGTGGTTTCGTGTGCCCTGCGACCATCGTCCAGGCCGAATTATGGAAGATGGGGCAGCTGCGTCCCGGCAACACGGTGCGCTTCAGGCGTATCGGGCTGGATGAGGCGATGCAGCGCGAACAGGCTCAGGATAGCGCCATCGCTACTCTGACACCGGCAGCAGACATGAATATTTTCACCATGACAACGTCTACCCCGGTGTTGCATCGGCTCGAAATCCAGGACGGGCAGGTCGCGGTGACTTACCGGCCAGCCGGCGACAAGTATCTGCTGGTGGAGTACGGTCCGCTGGTGCTGGACATCAATCTACGCTTTCGTGTGCATGCGTTGATGACCTGTCTGCAGCAGAAGAATATCCCCGGCATCATCGACCTGACTCCCGGCATCCGTTCGCTGCAGGTGCATTACAACAATCAGCGGCTGCCGCTGCCGCAATTGATGGATGCGCTGGCCATGGCGGAATCTGCCCTCGCCAATATTGAGGATCTGGTTGTGCCTGCCCGTATCGTACATCTGCCATTGTCGTGGGATGATCCGTCCACTCGTCTGGCGATAGAAAAATACATGCAGTCGGTACGCAAGGATGCGCCCTGGTGCCCAAGCAATATCGAGTTCATCCGCCGCATGAACGGGCTGGACAGTATCGAGCAGGTGAAAGAAATCGTGTTCAACGCCAGCTATCTGGTGATGGGTCTGGGTGACGTCTATCTGGGCGCACCAGTCGCCACACCGCTGGATCCACGGCATAGACTGGTGACCACCAAATATAATCCGGCGCGCACCTGGACGCCGGAAAACGCCGTCGGTATCGGCGGTGCCTACATGTGCGTGTACGGCATGGAAGGCCCCGGTGGTTACCAGTTTGTCGGCCGCACCATACAGATGTGGAACCGCTACAAGCAGACTGCCGATTTCATCGACGGTAAGCCATGGTTGTTGCGCTTCTTCGACCAGATCCGCTTTTATCCAGTGTCGGAAGACGAATTGCTGCAACTGCGCGAAGATTTTATTGCGGGTACGTTCAAGCTCAAAGTGGAAGAAACCACATTCAGCCTGCGCGAATACAACCAGTTCCTGCAGGACAACAATGCCGACATTGCCGCATTCAGGGACAAGCAGCATGTTGCTTTCAATGCCGAGCGCGAGCGCTGGCAGGCAAACGGCCAGGCTGATTATGCATCGGATGTTACCGTTGCCGAAGCGGCAACCGATAGCGAGCTGGATTTGCCGCCTAACAGTCGTGCTGTTGCGGGGCATGTGGCGGGAAATATCTGGAAGATAGAAGTGGCGGAAGGCGATACGGTGCAGGCGGGAGATACCCTGCTGATCATCGAATCCATGAAGATGGAAATCAACGTGGTAGCGCCGGTTGCCGGAAAAATAATACGTATGTTCTGTCGCGAGGGCAGCCAGATTGCTGCCGGACAGGACTTGCTGGTAATACAAGGGGAATGA